A stretch of Megalobrama amblycephala isolate DHTTF-2021 linkage group LG14, ASM1881202v1, whole genome shotgun sequence DNA encodes these proteins:
- the LOC125245994 gene encoding oocyte zinc finger protein XlCOF6-like, with protein MAIIKEESEDMKIEEVFTLRHEDTEEQTKMVFIKEESNEMRIKETFSMKQDDNEEQTEKNQELNEKEEKDQYKRQDFMDVGKSIQTETTSLNKVQKTESNSDFTCPHCGKRITTKHNLKVHIRIHTGEKPHTCQLCGKSFTHKTTLDSHMRSHTGEKPYTCVQCGKSFLQKTSLNFHMMIHTGEKPFTCHYCEKRFARKINLTYHKKRKHSDLMALEKQNQQLEEKEEKDQYEKSVQTETTSSGKRVQKTESNSVVTCKQCGRTCKNKYSLNVHMRVHTGEKPYTCQQCGKSFTEKGNLYSHMSIHTGEKPFKCDQCGKSFRLKVQVDTHMRVHTGEKPFKCDQCGKSFKYRMQLNSHMKKGRTGENDLRCKIRLNTIRKRSTAEKQFTCKQCGKTFKHKQSLNMHMRVHTGEKPCTCQQCGKSFFHKGSLKTHMRIHTGEKPFKCDQCGKSFRQKIQLDSHMRVHTGEKPFKCDQCGESFKQKMQLNSHMKKEHSGENSLSFIKRCTAEQQFTCKQCGKNFPYKSYLDSHMRIHTGVKPFICAQCGKGFTHKGNLKTHMTLHTGEKPFICAQCGKGFRLKSTLDAHLISHSDDTRYTCKVCGKSLAYEKTFIDHMRTHNPENPYVCKQCGTRCSNKSNLKAHMKTHKGEKPFVCLECGKCFTRQITLTFHMRLHTKENCSICQQCGKIFSQKIALDIHMRLHTGEKPFKCLQCKESFTYKRALKRHVENSCGKKSPCSESGKRLRKRRNIKNVQHIQSEERPFSCDQCNKKFILPSHLQIHQKSHADVKPHLCSLCGKRFKWLGGLKWHQKSRICVKVRLRSRRI; from the exons atggcgattattaaagaggagagtgaagacatgaagattgaagaagTATTCACTTTGAgacatgaagatactgaggaacaaacaaagatggtgtttattaaagaggagagtaaTGAGATGAGGATTAAAGAAACTTTCAGCATGAAACAAGATGATaatgaggaacaaacag AAAAGAATCAAGAACTGAATGAAAAAGAAGAGAAAGATCAATATAAGAGACAAGATTTCATGGATGTAGGAAAATCTATACAGACTGAAACAACTTCACTAAATAAAGTTCAGAAGACAGAATCTAACAGTGACTTCACCTGCCCGCATTGTGGAAAGAGAATCACTACGAAACATAACCTTAAAGTGCACAtcagaattcacactggagagaagcctcaCACATGCcaactgtgtggaaagagtttcactcacAAAACAACCCTTGATTCCCACATGAGAAGTCACACTGgggagaagccttacacctgtgttcagtgtggaaagagtttcctTCAGAAAACAAGCCTTAATTTCCACATgatgattcacactggagagaagccgttcacatgtcaTTATTGTGAAAAGAGATTTGCACGTAAAATAAACCTTACATACCACAAAAAGAGAAAACACTCAG ACCTGATGGCACTGGAAAAACAGAATCAACAACtggaagaaaaagaagagaaagaTCAATATGAAAAATCTGTGCAGACTGAAACAACTTCATCAGGAAAAAGAGTTCAGAAGACTGAATCTAACAGTGTCGTCACCTGCAAACAGTGTGGGAGGActtgcaaaaataaatacagccttaatgtgcacatgagagttcacactggagagaagccttacacatgccaacagtgtggaaagagctttaCTGAAAAAGGAAACCTTTATTCCCACATgagtattcacactggagagaagccatttaaatgtgatcagtgtgggaagagtttcagacTAAAAGTTCAAGTTGATacccacatgagagttcacactggagagaagccgttcaaaTGTGaccagtgtgggaagagtttcaaaTATAGAATGCAACTTAATTCCCACATGAAGAAAGGACGCACGGGAGAGAATGATTTAAGGTGTAAAATACGCCTCAACACTATTAGGAAACGTAGCACTGCAGAGAAGCAGTTCACCTGCAAACAGTGTGGGAAGACTTTCAAACATAAACAAAGCCTTAATAtgcacatgagagttcacactggagagaagccttgcacatgccaacagtgtggaaagagcttctttcacaaaggaagccttaaaacccacatgagaattcacactggagagaagccatttaaatgcgatcagtgtgggaagagtttcagacAAAAAATTCAACTTGATtcccacatgagagttcacactggagagaagccgttcaaaTGTGACCAGTGTGGAGAGAGTTTCAAACAAAAAATGCAACTTAATTCCCACATGAAGAAAGAACACTCGGGAGAGAacagtttaagttttataaaacGTTGCACTGCAGAGCAGCAGTTCACTTGCAAACAGTGTGGGAAGAACTTCCCATATAAATCATACCTTGAttcccacatgagaattcacactggagtgAAGCCTTTCATATGTGCTCAGTGTGGAAAGGGTTTCACGCACAAAGGAAATCTTAAGACTCACATGACccttcacactggagagaagcctttcataTGTGCTCAGTGTGGAAAGGGTTTCAGACTTAAATCAACCCTTGATGCACACCTGATAAGTCACAGTGACGACACTCGTTACACCTGCAAAGTGTGTGGGAAGAGCTTGGCGtatgaaaaaacatttatagaccacatgagaactcacaaTCCTGAGAACCCATACGTCTGCAAACAGTGTGGGACGAGATGCTCAAACAAATCAAATCTTAAGGCTCACATGAAAACTCACAAAGGAGAGAAGCCATTTGTGTGTCTCGAGTGTGGAAAGTGTTTTACACGTCAAATAACCCTTACTTTCCACATGAGGCTTCACACAAAGGAGAACTGTTCTATttgtcaacagtgtggaaagattTTCAGTCAGAAAATAGCACTTGACATTCATATGAGgcttcacaccggagagaaacctttcaagTGTCTTCAGTGTAAGGAGAGTTTCACATATAAAAGAGCGCTGAAACGTCACGTGGAAAACTCTTGTGGAAAGAAGTCACCATGCTCTGAGAGTGGAAAAAGGCTTCGAAAAAGGagaaatatcaaaaatgttcaACACATTCAATCTGAAGAAAGGCCGTTTAGTTGTGATCAGTgtaataaaaaatttattttgccATCACACTTACAGATACACCAGAAAAGTCATGCAGATGTGAAACCACATTTGTGTTCATTGTGTGGAAAGAGATTTAAATGGCTCGGCGGTTTAAAATGGCACCAGAAAAGTCGTATCTGTGTGAAAGTAAGGTTACGGTCACGCCGCATCTGA